The Candidatus Dadabacteria bacterium genome has a segment encoding these proteins:
- the proB gene encoding glutamate 5-kinase gives MSEQERKDLIEKVKTAVIKIGSSVLTHDDGSLNESVFKEIAKQVFNLKQRGVRTIIVSSGAIASGMKKLGLSSKPVEIDVKQAISACGQTELIRNYEEAFSEFGLNVAQILLTRDGFSDRKRFLNSRKTIRRLLEMEIIPVINENDTVAFEEIMFGDNDNLAALVISLTEADLLVLLSNVEGFFDKDPAKDENAKLLSTIEEIDSRIESFAGDTFGKTTSGGMRTKVQAAKSAAAFGVPTIIANGRRKDSLLNIFKGHEYGTVILPKRERLTGKKHWIAYTLKPQGKLILDEGAAEAITKKGKSLLPSGIREVQGEFEIGELVSCFNSSEVEISRGLCSYGSSEVRKILGKKSSEIEDVLGYRYSDEIIHRNEMVILSR, from the coding sequence ATGAGTGAACAGGAGAGAAAAGATCTCATTGAGAAGGTAAAGACCGCCGTCATCAAGATAGGAAGCAGCGTGCTTACCCACGACGACGGATCTCTTAACGAATCCGTTTTTAAGGAGATAGCTAAGCAGGTCTTTAACCTTAAACAGAGGGGAGTGAGGACAATCATAGTTTCTTCGGGAGCCATAGCGTCGGGGATGAAGAAACTGGGTCTTTCGAGCAAACCTGTAGAGATAGACGTAAAACAGGCGATTTCCGCCTGCGGTCAAACCGAGCTTATCAGAAATTACGAAGAGGCTTTTTCTGAGTTTGGCCTTAATGTGGCGCAGATTCTGCTTACCCGTGACGGGTTCTCCGACAGGAAAAGGTTCCTTAACTCTAGAAAGACCATCCGGCGGCTGCTTGAGATGGAGATAATTCCCGTTATAAACGAAAATGACACGGTTGCTTTCGAGGAGATCATGTTCGGAGATAATGACAATCTCGCGGCACTTGTGATTTCTCTTACGGAAGCGGACCTTCTTGTACTGCTAAGCAACGTGGAGGGCTTTTTCGACAAGGACCCGGCGAAAGACGAAAACGCCAAGCTGCTTTCCACAATCGAGGAGATAGATTCCAGAATAGAATCCTTTGCCGGAGATACTTTCGGCAAAACCACTTCTGGAGGAATGAGAACCAAGGTCCAGGCGGCAAAATCCGCCGCCGCCTTTGGGGTGCCCACTATAATCGCGAACGGGAGAAGAAAAGATTCTCTTCTGAACATCTTTAAAGGCCATGAGTATGGAACCGTGATACTTCCGAAAAGGGAAAGACTCACAGGGAAAAAACACTGGATTGCCTATACGCTTAAGCCTCAGGGGAAACTTATACTGGACGAGGGTGCGGCCGAGGCTATTACTAAAAAAGGCAAAAGTCTCCTTCCTTCGGGTATAAGGGAAGTTCAGGGGGAGTTCGAGATAGGAGAGCTTGTGAGCTGCTTTAACTCCTCTGAGGTTGAAATATCAAGAGGACTTTGTTCCTACGGTTCTTCAGAGGTGAGGAAGATCCTCGGAAAGAAATCATCTGAAATAGAGGATGTGCTCGGGTACAGATACAGCGACGAGATAATCCATCGAAACGAGATGGTGATACTTTCCAGATGA
- the mltG gene encoding endolytic transglycosylase MltG: MSETRRFNRFSKGLVVFVSSLLALSAWFYFLDGFPTETKIVEIPQGLGLSAIAEKLEVEGVVRRAEVLFFSAFLSGTHRKLKHGEYVFSAGEAPYAVHRKLRRGEVSLKRVTFPEGITLVQMAGILDASQIVSREEFLAVAENSEYSTKKLGVDVSSLEGFLFPDTYFFARDCSAEKVIETMLDRFREVYATLGIASPQPDIKEIVTIASLIEKETAFPPERPLVSAVIRNRLRKGMKLEFDPTVIYALGEKFDGNIRKKDLSFPSPYNTYVVSGLPPGPIAAPGLDSIRAALEPADVDYLYFVSNGGGVHVFSSTYRDHQNAVKRLLKKEKQ, encoded by the coding sequence ATGAGTGAGACTCGTAGATTTAACCGGTTCTCAAAGGGACTTGTGGTTTTTGTTTCCTCTCTGCTGGCTTTGTCTGCCTGGTTTTATTTCCTAGACGGCTTTCCAACTGAGACAAAAATTGTCGAGATACCGCAAGGCCTTGGCCTGTCCGCTATAGCGGAGAAACTTGAGGTAGAGGGAGTGGTAAGAAGAGCAGAGGTTCTTTTTTTTTCGGCTTTTCTGAGCGGAACCCATAGGAAGCTTAAGCACGGCGAATACGTCTTTTCGGCCGGCGAGGCGCCTTATGCTGTTCATAGAAAGTTGCGTCGCGGCGAAGTGTCCTTAAAGAGAGTTACCTTCCCCGAAGGGATTACTCTTGTGCAGATGGCCGGAATTCTCGATGCCTCGCAGATAGTTTCCCGGGAAGAGTTTCTCGCGGTTGCGGAAAACAGTGAGTATTCCACGAAAAAACTTGGCGTGGACGTTTCGAGTCTTGAAGGATTCCTTTTTCCCGACACTTATTTCTTTGCGCGTGATTGCTCTGCGGAGAAGGTAATTGAAACAATGCTAGATAGGTTTCGGGAAGTTTATGCGACGCTTGGTATTGCGAGTCCGCAACCCGATATCAAGGAGATTGTGACTATTGCATCACTAATAGAGAAAGAAACGGCTTTTCCCCCGGAGAGGCCTCTTGTATCCGCCGTAATACGCAACCGGCTTCGCAAAGGGATGAAGCTTGAATTTGACCCGACGGTGATCTATGCTCTTGGCGAGAAGTTTGACGGCAATATTAGGAAAAAAGATCTGAGTTTCCCTTCTCCCTATAATACCTACGTGGTTTCGGGACTCCCTCCGGGTCCGATAGCGGCTCCCGGTCTTGATTCAATCCGCGCGGCACTCGAGCCGGCGGATGTTGACTATCTTTACTTCGTTTCAAACGGAGGCGGGGTCCATGTTTTCTCAAGCACATATAGGGACCATCAGAATGCCGTGAAAAGGCTTCTAAAGAAGGAAAAGCAGTGA
- a CDS encoding VWA domain-containing protein, which produces MAPPEGQDVPSDPTGNPQDSGNTEREDKSARAYMSSKSSKAGEDDETVIPGRGNTETAENIKRIMRVLEGNFQKSMAKKTSHPGGSPRKWKRMSSFDEIEDIDPVEAFIWSEHTSPRLPRVHLREKETLGGEIAILRDISTSMMGVYSEWSSSVVKGVIELARKKRMRIGYLEFNHRSRKHTKNSRFFTRDYRWIERLAESTDCSGNTNYEEALGEALKEFRGRGLRNKHILFITDGIPTSGDPNVEVQRVRAKSIGVCIHSIFIGSKNYPPILEILSKETVGTQFMASKGRDDIIRIERKDRAYLQAEQEKIARSQHDGFAKAFRGEL; this is translated from the coding sequence ATGGCTCCTCCAGAAGGCCAGGACGTGCCGAGCGACCCCACCGGAAATCCACAGGACAGTGGGAACACGGAGAGGGAGGACAAATCCGCGCGCGCATACATGAGCAGCAAGTCGTCCAAGGCCGGAGAAGACGATGAAACAGTAATACCGGGAAGGGGAAATACGGAAACAGCCGAGAACATAAAACGCATCATGAGAGTGCTCGAAGGCAATTTCCAGAAAAGCATGGCAAAAAAGACTTCCCACCCGGGAGGATCTCCAAGAAAATGGAAGCGCATGTCCTCTTTTGACGAGATCGAGGATATAGATCCCGTCGAGGCGTTCATATGGTCCGAGCATACTTCCCCCAGGCTGCCCAGAGTTCACCTTCGCGAAAAGGAAACGCTCGGAGGGGAGATAGCAATTCTCAGGGACATAAGCACTTCGATGATGGGAGTGTACAGCGAGTGGTCTTCATCCGTCGTGAAGGGAGTAATAGAGCTTGCGAGAAAAAAGAGGATGAGAATCGGCTATCTGGAATTTAACCACCGCTCAAGAAAACACACGAAGAACTCCCGCTTTTTCACCAGGGACTACCGCTGGATAGAAAGGCTGGCGGAGAGCACGGACTGCTCCGGAAACACAAATTATGAAGAAGCACTGGGAGAAGCGCTTAAGGAGTTCCGAGGCAGAGGGCTTAGAAACAAGCACATACTCTTTATAACCGACGGGATTCCAACTTCCGGCGATCCCAATGTAGAAGTGCAGAGGGTGCGCGCAAAGAGTATAGGCGTCTGCATACACTCCATATTCATCGGATCGAAGAACTACCCGCCAATACTTGAAATACTCTCAAAAGAAACGGTCGGAACACAGTTCATGGCGTCCAAGGGCCGGGACGACATAATACGTATAGAAAGAAAGGACCGAGCTTATCTGCAGGCGGAGCAAGAAAAGATTGCCAGATCGCAGCATGACGGCTTCGCAAAAGCGTTCAGGGGAGAACTCTAG
- a CDS encoding MoxR family ATPase gives MNPDNPFASLREEMDKHVVGHDEVKTALLLGIISREHIYIEGPPGTAKTMLSEIVSKAAQLNFFFYQLHRDTRLSELVGDLTIVKEETESGERIKQDIVKGGILTSEICLLDDISRAPGESLNILLRILNERKFFNEPIPLLTAIATSNPTADEYYNEPLDPANLDRFILQVKALGISYGKKWDEARKVIELYSERPFEEKIPKRVSKKLFDKSYKTLEKILIPPDVQEGLANFAAIMIEDFGLNETNSLISDRTFFVKALKLIRSHALLNERDVCSKEDLDVLRYMTAFRVPPDVYEQMDNILRNIVQDKKKSQMTN, from the coding sequence ATGAACCCCGATAACCCTTTTGCTTCCCTCCGGGAAGAAATGGATAAGCATGTCGTCGGGCACGACGAGGTAAAAACCGCTCTCCTTCTCGGAATAATCTCAAGAGAACACATCTATATCGAAGGCCCTCCGGGTACAGCGAAGACAATGCTTTCGGAAATCGTTTCCAAAGCGGCCCAGCTCAACTTCTTTTTCTACCAGCTTCACAGAGACACCAGGCTCTCGGAACTCGTCGGAGACCTGACTATAGTAAAAGAGGAAACCGAATCAGGGGAGAGGATAAAACAGGATATCGTAAAGGGCGGGATACTGACATCCGAGATATGCCTTTTAGACGACATATCGCGCGCGCCCGGGGAATCGCTCAACATACTTCTTCGAATACTTAACGAAAGGAAATTCTTCAACGAACCCATCCCGCTTCTGACCGCAATAGCGACGAGCAACCCGACGGCTGACGAATACTACAACGAACCCCTTGATCCGGCTAACCTTGACCGTTTCATTCTCCAAGTAAAGGCTCTGGGAATCTCCTACGGAAAAAAATGGGATGAAGCCAGAAAGGTCATTGAGCTTTACTCGGAAAGGCCGTTTGAAGAAAAGATACCGAAAAGGGTAAGCAAAAAACTTTTCGACAAAAGCTACAAAACACTTGAAAAGATACTGATTCCGCCCGACGTGCAGGAAGGTCTTGCGAATTTCGCGGCCATAATGATCGAGGACTTCGGGCTCAACGAGACCAACTCGCTTATTTCCGACAGGACGTTTTTCGTGAAAGCACTCAAGCTTATCCGTTCCCACGCGCTTCTCAACGAACGGGATGTATGCTCGAAAGAAGACCTTGACGTCTTAAGATACATGACTGCTTTCCGTGTCCCCCCCGACGTCTACGAACAGATGGACAATATTCTTCGGAATATCGTTCAGGATAAAAAAAAAAGCCAGATGACAAACTGA
- a CDS encoding outer membrane beta-barrel protein, with amino-acid sequence MKITKNQKSAFWIFIVAVATTLGISANAAAQSASFYVGVSGGVQYYNIEHAKTVDNTEAPSDFLQAGKIYSTSDSASKTGFGGGLLVGYRLSLDPNDTLYLGIEVDGQIHDGTVSGTLPGEGKSQGRNQRGEAWPDKWSVDRKNSYGATLVLGANPPSLASLLGTGGSIYILGGVRRVNAEFEIDYYGCFVGDRLCGTDEFEGGTDSHDETFNALTFGGGVEKMIGGKTGIRAEARHTLYKKEDRGTFPDSNNIKVPVSLDGNETGFSIKAVVYF; translated from the coding sequence ATGAAGATAACTAAAAACCAAAAGTCTGCTTTCTGGATTTTCATAGTCGCGGTTGCAACAACCTTGGGCATCTCCGCGAACGCGGCTGCCCAAAGCGCCAGCTTTTACGTCGGCGTCTCGGGCGGAGTTCAATACTATAACATCGAACATGCCAAGACCGTTGACAACACTGAGGCCCCGAGTGATTTCCTGCAGGCCGGAAAAATTTACAGCACCAGTGACTCGGCAAGCAAAACGGGGTTTGGCGGCGGTCTTCTTGTCGGCTATCGGCTTAGTCTCGACCCGAACGACACCCTTTATTTGGGAATCGAAGTTGACGGGCAGATCCACGACGGCACAGTGAGTGGAACGCTTCCCGGAGAGGGAAAATCACAGGGCCGGAACCAGCGCGGGGAAGCATGGCCCGATAAGTGGAGCGTGGACAGGAAAAACAGTTACGGTGCGACGCTTGTGCTTGGGGCAAACCCTCCGTCTCTGGCTTCACTTCTGGGTACAGGTGGCAGCATCTACATTCTCGGCGGGGTGCGCCGAGTGAACGCGGAGTTTGAGATTGACTACTACGGGTGCTTTGTCGGCGACAGGCTCTGCGGTACCGATGAGTTTGAGGGAGGTACCGACTCCCACGACGAGACCTTCAACGCGCTTACGTTCGGGGGAGGCGTTGAGAAGATGATCGGGGGCAAAACCGGAATCCGGGCCGAAGCGCGCCACACACTCTACAAGAAAGAAGACCGGGGGACTTTCCCCGACAGCAATAACATAAAGGTTCCCGTATCACTTGACGGAAACGAAACCGGTTTCTCGATAAAAGCGGTTGTTTACTTCTGA